A single region of the Deefgea piscis genome encodes:
- a CDS encoding CTP synthase, whose protein sequence is MTKYIFVTGGVVSSLGKGIAAASLASILESRGLNVTMMKLDPYINVDPGTMSPMQHGEVFVTEDGAETDLDLGHYERFITAKMKKRNNFTTGQIYDSVIKKERRGEYLGKTVQVIPHITDEIRHFISLGAEGSEVAVIEVGGTVGDIESLPFLEAIRQMGVLLGKENTCFVHLSYVPYIAAAGEIKTKPTQHSVKELREIGIMPDVLICRADRMVPDEERRKIALFTNVQEKAVISCPDVDSIYKIPRVLSEQGIDEIICKQFDLQLPAADLSVWDKIVAAVQSPQQTVNIAMVGKYVDLTESYKSLIEALRHAGLHTHSEVKIHFVDSESLETEGAECLRDMDAILVPGGFGKRGVEGKIVAVRFARENNIPYMGICLGMQIALIEYARDVAGMVGANSTEFDLATQYPVVALIDEWVNHDGQVEKRDENSDMGGTMRLGSQECRLEEGTLAAKIYGGTSAIERHRHRYEVNNYYLARLEAAGLKISGKSMGAEALVETIELPNHRWFFACQFHPEFTSTPRDGHPLFISYVQAAIAYAKENGREGLSCK, encoded by the coding sequence ATGACCAAGTACATATTCGTAACCGGTGGCGTTGTTTCTTCCTTAGGTAAGGGCATCGCCGCCGCATCTCTCGCGTCGATTTTAGAGTCACGCGGTCTTAATGTAACCATGATGAAGCTTGATCCATATATCAATGTGGATCCAGGTACGATGAGCCCAATGCAGCATGGTGAAGTCTTTGTTACCGAAGACGGCGCTGAAACTGACTTAGATTTGGGCCATTACGAGCGCTTTATCACTGCGAAAATGAAAAAACGCAATAATTTTACCACCGGTCAAATTTATGACTCGGTGATTAAAAAAGAGCGTCGCGGTGAATACCTCGGTAAAACTGTTCAAGTTATTCCACATATTACCGATGAAATTCGTCATTTCATTAGCCTCGGCGCAGAAGGCTCTGAAGTTGCGGTGATTGAAGTGGGCGGAACAGTTGGCGATATCGAATCTCTACCGTTTCTTGAAGCGATTCGTCAAATGGGCGTTTTGCTGGGTAAAGAAAATACCTGCTTCGTGCATTTGTCTTACGTGCCTTATATCGCCGCAGCGGGTGAAATCAAAACCAAGCCGACACAGCATAGCGTTAAAGAATTGCGCGAAATCGGCATTATGCCGGACGTGCTGATTTGCCGTGCTGATCGCATGGTGCCCGATGAAGAGCGTCGCAAGATTGCCTTGTTTACTAACGTTCAAGAAAAGGCCGTGATTTCTTGTCCTGACGTAGATTCTATTTACAAAATACCTCGTGTTTTATCTGAACAAGGTATTGATGAAATTATCTGTAAACAATTCGACCTGCAATTGCCTGCCGCTGATTTGTCGGTTTGGGACAAGATTGTCGCTGCGGTGCAAAGCCCTCAGCAGACCGTTAATATTGCCATGGTTGGTAAGTATGTTGATTTAACCGAGTCGTATAAGTCGCTGATTGAGGCGTTACGGCATGCCGGTTTACATACCCATTCAGAAGTAAAAATCCACTTTGTTGATTCTGAATCGCTAGAAACAGAAGGCGCTGAGTGCTTGCGCGATATGGATGCCATTTTGGTGCCAGGTGGTTTTGGTAAACGTGGTGTTGAAGGCAAGATTGTTGCGGTCCGTTTTGCTCGCGAAAACAATATCCCATACATGGGGATTTGTTTGGGGATGCAAATTGCGTTGATTGAATATGCTCGCGATGTCGCTGGCATGGTTGGTGCCAATTCCACCGAATTTGATTTAGCAACTCAATACCCTGTCGTGGCCTTGATTGACGAGTGGGTTAATCATGATGGCCAAGTAGAAAAACGCGATGAAAACTCTGATATGGGTGGCACGATGCGACTGGGTTCGCAAGAGTGCCGTCTTGAAGAGGGTACTTTGGCAGCTAAAATTTATGGTGGCACATCCGCAATTGAGCGTCATCGTCATCGCTACGAAGTAAATAATTACTATTTGGCGCGTTTAGAAGCGGCAGGTTTAAAAATCAGTGGTAAGTCAATGGGGGCGGAAGCCTTGGTTGAAACCATCGAATTGCCAAATCATCGTTGGTTCTTTGCTTGTCAATTCCACCCAGAATTTACTTCGACGCCACGTGATGGTCATCCATTGTTTATCTCTTATGTGCAGGCAGCAATTGCTTATGCCAAAGAGAATGGCCGTGAAGGCTTGAGCTGCAAATAA